The Polyangiaceae bacterium genome includes a region encoding these proteins:
- a CDS encoding cation-translocating P-type ATPase, which yields MDADAFDLSSARGLTEAEAQRRLVTDGPNELPTDERPSFFAQLFAVLREPMLLLLLGGGALYLLLGDLKDALTLLSFVVVIIAITFYQERKTERALAALRDLSSPRASVVRDGAKKRIPGREVVVGDLVLLAEGDRVPADAAVLECMNLSADESLLTGEAVPARKRATLGVPETARPGGDDLPFVYSGTLVVSGTAAVRVLETGVNTELGKIGASLSTLKAEKTPLEVEVSSVVKKFAIGGLTLCVLLIVVFGLSRGDWLRGLLAGIALAMAVLPEEFPVVLTVFLALGAWRISRRGVLTRRVPTVELLGAATVLCSDKTGTLTQNRMAIAELWTPAGAHAVGDEALPESVHSVVEFGILASQRDPFDPMEVAFKELGQSKLLGTEHLHDSWSLLREYPLSPELLSVSHVWREPEGAARVIAAKGAPEAIIDLCHLDAPAAKSVEQRVRAMAQEGLRVLAVARAYFDGDKLPPEQHDYDFELVGLVGLADPLRPTVENAVAECKSAGIRVVMITGDYAETARTIGKEAGLASDADLITGVELDALSDDELRARVRHLGICARVVPEQKLRLVQALKAEGEVVAMTGDGVNDAPALKAAHIGVAMGGRGTDVAREAAALVLTDDDFSSIVAAVRIGRRIFANLKKAMVYIIAIHVPIAGMSLIPVLLGWPLALYPLHIVFLELVIDPSCSIAFEAEPEEKDIMRRPPRPIAQRLLDARMVGLGVVQGTSLLAASLAVFGLSLANGASEAQARTLTFATLMVGNLGLIATNRSWTRSVIGNLRVPNLPARLIFLGAVVVLGATLFVPPVRDIFHFAPVPAGQLVVAIVGGAVLCLAWLELVKLVSRRRLHG from the coding sequence ATGGATGCGGATGCCTTCGATCTCAGCTCGGCGCGAGGCCTGACGGAGGCCGAAGCTCAGCGACGCCTGGTGACGGACGGCCCCAACGAGCTGCCGACAGACGAGCGCCCGAGCTTCTTCGCCCAGCTCTTTGCGGTGCTCCGCGAGCCAATGCTGCTCTTGCTCTTGGGGGGTGGCGCGCTGTACCTGCTGCTCGGGGACCTGAAGGATGCGCTGACGCTGCTCTCCTTCGTGGTGGTCATCATCGCGATCACTTTCTACCAAGAGCGGAAGACGGAGCGGGCCCTCGCCGCGCTCCGGGACCTGTCGAGTCCCCGAGCCTCCGTGGTGCGCGACGGCGCCAAGAAGCGGATCCCGGGCCGCGAGGTCGTCGTCGGCGATCTCGTGCTCTTGGCGGAGGGAGACCGCGTGCCCGCGGACGCGGCCGTGCTCGAGTGCATGAACCTCTCGGCGGACGAGTCCCTGCTCACCGGCGAGGCGGTGCCCGCCAGAAAGCGGGCCACGCTCGGCGTGCCGGAAACCGCCCGCCCCGGGGGCGACGACCTACCCTTCGTGTACTCCGGAACCCTGGTGGTGAGCGGGACCGCTGCCGTGCGCGTGCTCGAAACCGGGGTGAACACCGAGCTCGGCAAGATCGGCGCGTCTCTTTCCACGCTGAAGGCGGAAAAGACACCCCTCGAAGTCGAAGTGTCTTCGGTCGTGAAGAAGTTCGCTATCGGCGGGCTCACGCTGTGCGTGCTGCTCATCGTGGTGTTCGGTCTCTCTCGCGGCGACTGGCTGCGCGGGCTTTTGGCGGGCATCGCCCTGGCGATGGCGGTGCTCCCGGAAGAGTTCCCCGTCGTGCTCACGGTGTTCCTGGCTCTGGGTGCTTGGCGAATATCGAGGCGCGGGGTCCTCACACGCCGTGTCCCCACGGTGGAGCTCTTGGGAGCGGCCACCGTGCTGTGCTCCGACAAGACGGGCACGCTGACGCAAAACCGCATGGCCATCGCCGAGCTCTGGACGCCGGCGGGGGCTCACGCGGTAGGTGACGAAGCGCTGCCGGAGTCGGTCCACTCGGTCGTCGAGTTCGGGATCCTGGCCAGCCAGCGCGACCCGTTCGACCCCATGGAAGTCGCCTTCAAGGAGCTCGGCCAGAGCAAGCTCCTGGGAACCGAGCACCTGCATGACAGTTGGTCGCTGCTGCGGGAGTATCCGCTTTCCCCCGAGCTCCTCAGCGTTTCCCACGTGTGGAGGGAGCCCGAAGGCGCCGCTCGGGTGATCGCCGCCAAGGGCGCTCCCGAAGCCATCATCGACCTGTGCCACCTGGATGCGCCCGCGGCCAAGAGCGTCGAGCAGCGGGTTCGGGCCATGGCACAGGAGGGGCTTCGGGTGCTCGCAGTTGCCCGCGCCTACTTCGACGGCGACAAGCTCCCGCCAGAGCAGCACGACTACGATTTCGAGCTGGTCGGTCTCGTGGGCCTCGCCGATCCCCTGCGCCCCACGGTCGAGAACGCCGTCGCGGAGTGCAAGAGCGCGGGCATCCGCGTGGTGATGATCACCGGCGACTACGCGGAGACGGCGCGCACCATCGGGAAGGAGGCCGGCCTCGCTTCCGACGCGGATCTGATCACGGGCGTAGAGCTCGACGCGCTGAGCGACGACGAGCTCCGCGCGCGAGTTCGGCACCTGGGCATCTGCGCTCGCGTGGTCCCGGAGCAGAAGCTCCGCTTGGTTCAGGCGCTCAAGGCCGAGGGCGAGGTCGTGGCCATGACCGGCGATGGCGTGAACGACGCTCCAGCGCTCAAGGCCGCACACATCGGCGTGGCCATGGGCGGCCGCGGCACCGACGTCGCTCGCGAAGCCGCGGCGTTGGTGCTCACCGACGACGATTTCTCGTCCATAGTGGCTGCGGTACGGATCGGGCGCCGCATCTTCGCGAACCTGAAGAAGGCGATGGTGTACATCATCGCGATCCACGTTCCGATCGCTGGAATGTCGCTGATTCCGGTGCTCTTGGGTTGGCCCCTGGCGCTGTATCCGTTGCACATCGTGTTCTTGGAGCTGGTCATCGATCCTTCTTGCTCCATCGCCTTCGAAGCAGAGCCGGAAGAGAAGGACATCATGCGACGACCGCCGCGACCCATCGCCCAGCGGCTGCTCGACGCTCGCATGGTGGGCCTGGGCGTCGTGCAGGGAACGAGCCTGCTCGCGGCCTCGCTGGCGGTGTTCGGATTGTCCCTCGCGAACGGGGCCTCCGAGGCTCAAGCACGGACGCTCACCTTCGCCACGCTGATGGTCGGCAACCTTGGGCTGATCGCAACCAATCGCTCCTGGACGCGCTCGGTGATCGGGAATCTGCGAGTGCCGAACTTGCCCGCGCGGCTCATTTTCTTGGGCGCCGTCGTGGTGCTCGGGGCGACGCTATTCGTGCCGCCGGTGCGCGACATCTTTCATTTCGCCCCCGTGCCGGCCGGGCAGCTGGTGGTGGCAATCGTGGGAGGTGCCGTGCTCTGTCTCGCGTGGCTCGAGCTGGTCAAGCTCGTTTCACGTCGTCGTCTTCACGGCTGA
- a CDS encoding SGNH/GDSL hydrolase family protein, whose protein sequence is MRAVALWMAGLVVLSACGSSDSSEGGGGSAGTIDAATGGQSSGGTSGSNSGGGGSGGTGTGGTATGGSSTGGAAGQDGGVTPDGSAGAPAEAGVDAAPDAGKLTAQSCFDKMFPNASASALGLDYDQFNPTIGSHCKGTNQQDIKGVQKVVFLGDSVTVGTPPTNLNPGAVYRAILANKLATLFNIQPPGFGWGAADPINGVALPHESGDFISCAKWGARTDDLMQDNTQVEDCIPPDKRNLHYLVIMTMGGNDIASITKAGGGSNPSKTIPELWQQTQTFVQLLRDTVEWLKNPANVPGGVDVVFANNYEFTDGTGETNACVLAGLGGIEPWQDKQAQADMVIWANEQYMKIATDTQSDMIFMLESFCGHGYKRDDPTGPCYRGPNTPLWFDTTCIHPNAPGHAALADLFYETIAE, encoded by the coding sequence ATGAGGGCAGTGGCGCTTTGGATGGCAGGGCTGGTGGTCCTTTCTGCGTGTGGCTCCAGCGACTCCTCCGAGGGAGGGGGTGGCTCGGCGGGCACCATCGACGCAGCGACCGGCGGTCAGAGCTCCGGTGGCACCAGCGGCAGCAACAGCGGTGGGGGCGGCAGCGGCGGCACGGGCACTGGGGGCACCGCCACCGGAGGCAGCAGCACGGGAGGCGCGGCGGGTCAGGACGGTGGCGTGACGCCGGACGGCAGCGCGGGCGCTCCTGCCGAGGCCGGTGTCGACGCCGCGCCGGACGCTGGCAAGCTCACGGCCCAGAGCTGCTTCGACAAGATGTTCCCCAACGCCAGCGCTTCCGCGTTGGGGCTCGACTACGATCAGTTCAATCCCACGATTGGCTCGCACTGCAAGGGCACCAATCAGCAGGACATCAAGGGCGTGCAGAAGGTGGTGTTCCTCGGGGACTCGGTCACCGTGGGCACGCCCCCTACGAATCTCAATCCGGGCGCGGTCTACCGAGCAATCTTGGCGAACAAGCTGGCAACGCTGTTCAACATCCAGCCTCCGGGATTTGGTTGGGGCGCCGCGGATCCCATCAATGGCGTGGCGCTTCCGCACGAGTCGGGCGACTTCATCAGCTGCGCCAAGTGGGGAGCTCGCACCGACGACCTGATGCAGGACAACACGCAGGTGGAAGACTGCATCCCGCCGGACAAGCGCAACCTGCACTACCTGGTGATCATGACCATGGGCGGCAATGACATCGCCTCCATCACCAAGGCCGGAGGAGGAAGCAACCCGTCCAAGACCATCCCGGAGCTGTGGCAGCAGACGCAGACTTTCGTTCAGCTGCTGCGGGACACGGTGGAGTGGTTGAAGAACCCGGCCAACGTGCCCGGCGGCGTGGACGTGGTGTTCGCCAACAACTACGAGTTCACGGATGGAACCGGCGAGACCAACGCCTGCGTGTTGGCGGGCCTCGGTGGCATCGAGCCCTGGCAGGACAAGCAAGCGCAGGCGGACATGGTGATCTGGGCCAACGAGCAATACATGAAGATCGCCACGGACACGCAGAGCGACATGATCTTCATGCTCGAGTCGTTCTGTGGTCACGGCTACAAGCGCGACGATCCGACGGGCCCTTGCTATCGCGGCCCGAACACGCCGCTGTGGTTCGACACCACCTGCATCCACCCGAATGCCCCCGGGCACGCCGCCCTGGCGGACTTGTTCTACGAGACCATCGCCGAGTAG
- a CDS encoding GMC family oxidoreductase, with the protein MSDHHDFVIVGSGFGGSVSALRLSEKGYRVLVLEKGRRFRPEDFPKTNWDLRRWMWMPNLGLRGFFQMSFFEHVTILHGVGVGGGSLTYANTLPIPSDSFFRADSWSHLADWKSELEPHYRTAQRMLGAARNPRWTTGDHVLAEIAQDIGRPDQHHLADVGVFFGEPGRRVPDPYFGGEGPERVGCIHCGACMTGCRPGAKNTLDKNYLYLAEKRGVTVRAETEVVAIRPRAGGGYVLETRGSFGGGRQSFTADRVILAGGVLGTVPLLLEMQADAAGLPQLSRRLGERVRTNNEALIGVIAPDQQDLSEGVAITSILHTDEHSHIEPVRYGSGSGFFRLMALPHASAATAAGRIVGAARGFARHPLAWARALTVRDWAAKSQILLYMRTLESTITLTRGRSAWTAFQRGLVTRLPEDAVAPTAFMEEANDLARRFAEKTGGVRMTLLTETLLGVPSTAHILGGATMGSSAEEGVISDNHEVFGYPGLYVIDGAAVSANPGVNPSLTITALAERAMSKIPSR; encoded by the coding sequence ATGAGCGACCATCACGACTTCGTCATCGTCGGGTCCGGTTTCGGAGGCAGCGTTTCCGCGCTGCGGCTGAGCGAGAAGGGCTACCGAGTGCTGGTGCTGGAAAAGGGACGGCGCTTTCGGCCGGAGGACTTCCCGAAGACCAACTGGGATCTGCGCCGCTGGATGTGGATGCCGAACCTGGGCCTGCGCGGCTTCTTCCAGATGTCGTTCTTCGAGCACGTCACCATCCTGCACGGCGTCGGCGTGGGCGGCGGCTCGCTGACCTACGCCAACACGCTACCGATCCCGTCCGACTCGTTCTTCCGGGCCGACTCCTGGAGCCATCTGGCGGACTGGAAGAGCGAGCTCGAGCCCCACTACCGGACCGCGCAGCGCATGCTGGGCGCCGCGCGGAACCCCAGGTGGACGACGGGAGACCACGTGCTCGCGGAGATCGCCCAGGACATCGGCCGCCCGGATCAGCACCACCTGGCAGACGTCGGCGTGTTCTTCGGGGAGCCGGGAAGGCGCGTGCCGGATCCCTACTTCGGTGGTGAAGGTCCGGAGCGCGTCGGGTGCATCCACTGCGGTGCGTGCATGACGGGTTGCCGTCCGGGCGCGAAGAACACACTGGACAAGAACTACCTGTACCTGGCGGAGAAGCGCGGCGTCACCGTGCGAGCGGAGACGGAGGTCGTCGCCATTCGCCCGCGCGCGGGCGGGGGCTACGTGCTGGAGACCCGCGGCAGCTTCGGCGGGGGTCGCCAGAGCTTCACGGCGGATCGCGTGATCTTGGCCGGCGGCGTGCTGGGCACGGTGCCGCTTCTCCTCGAGATGCAGGCGGACGCGGCGGGACTTCCCCAGCTGTCGCGACGGCTGGGAGAACGGGTACGTACCAACAACGAGGCGCTGATCGGCGTGATCGCGCCGGACCAACAAGATCTCTCGGAAGGCGTGGCCATCACGTCCATCCTGCATACGGACGAGCACAGCCACATCGAGCCGGTGCGCTACGGCTCGGGCTCCGGCTTCTTCCGCTTGATGGCATTGCCCCACGCGTCCGCGGCCACGGCGGCCGGGCGCATCGTCGGCGCCGCCCGCGGCTTCGCCCGCCATCCGTTGGCCTGGGCGCGAGCGCTGACGGTGCGCGACTGGGCGGCCAAGAGCCAGATCTTGCTCTACATGCGCACGCTGGAGAGCACCATCACGCTCACCCGAGGACGCAGCGCATGGACGGCATTTCAGAGGGGGCTCGTCACGCGCTTGCCGGAAGATGCGGTGGCGCCCACCGCCTTCATGGAAGAGGCGAACGACCTCGCGCGGCGCTTCGCGGAGAAGACCGGTGGCGTGCGCATGACGCTGCTCACGGAAACGCTCTTGGGCGTGCCCTCCACGGCGCACATCTTGGGCGGCGCCACCATGGGGAGCAGCGCAGAAGAAGGCGTGATCAGCGACAACCACGAGGTGTTCGGCTACCCGGGCCTGTACGTGATCGACGGCGCGGCCGTGTCGGCCAACCCCGGCGTGAATCCGTCGTTGACGATCACAGCCTTGGCCGAGCGCGCGATGAGCAAGATCCCGTCACGGTAG
- a CDS encoding response regulator yields the protein MEGEHDQLNILVIDDDEAMRHLLVDIVTRSGHQAVPAASAEAGLETLPYWTFQVAFIDHKLPGMEGLVLGEYLRRNNADMTIALITGESDQRLLRQTKALNITFVSKPFDVRQIEQLIDDYLVGARARSEARMRKEDEDFAPPFSRFATDIAESFAMPGVSQRIEDKLATTIKRCLNDLRSVGRYTERDRVLALTGLLTARVLGVDLRKLPNGRTPFEEYDALMVQHGRRKEFDDDAG from the coding sequence ATGGAAGGGGAGCACGACCAGCTGAACATCCTCGTCATCGACGACGACGAGGCCATGCGCCACCTGCTGGTAGACATCGTGACGCGCAGTGGCCACCAAGCGGTGCCCGCTGCGTCCGCCGAAGCCGGTCTCGAGACGTTGCCCTATTGGACGTTTCAGGTCGCGTTCATCGATCACAAGCTACCGGGCATGGAAGGCCTGGTGCTCGGGGAGTACCTGCGCCGGAACAACGCCGACATGACCATCGCGCTGATCACCGGCGAATCGGATCAGCGCCTGCTGCGGCAAACCAAGGCGCTGAACATCACCTTCGTGAGCAAGCCCTTCGACGTGCGCCAAATCGAGCAGCTGATTGACGACTACCTCGTCGGCGCCCGGGCCCGCAGCGAAGCGCGCATGCGAAAAGAGGACGAGGACTTCGCGCCGCCGTTTTCGCGCTTTGCTACGGACATCGCCGAGAGCTTCGCCATGCCCGGAGTCTCCCAGCGCATCGAGGACAAGCTGGCCACCACCATCAAGCGCTGCCTCAACGATCTCCGCAGCGTGGGGCGCTACACGGAGCGGGATCGGGTCTTGGCGCTCACGGGATTGCTCACGGCGCGGGTGCTGGGCGTGGACCTGCGCAAGCTGCCCAACGGACGCACTCCCTTCGAGGAATACGACGCGCTGATGGTGCAGCACGGTCGTCGCAAAGAGTTCGACGACGACGCGGGCTGA
- a CDS encoding PD40 domain-containing protein, which yields MSRGLPFLIASCLLVACGGSTAADGAGAGGGFGTGGAAGAGMGGASGAAGVGGAAGSCSCPAPQVCDDGACVAPLRLVSVAEGGGFANGSSREPDISSDGHLVAFTSDATDLAPETSTAENVFTRWLPGETTQLVTIGSAPGSKNRLPALSPNGEFLTLASSDSIFKLDDNGNFDVFVVDLHSLSPEMLSLTEAGNAQPGASTVSSLSWDSSRMVFASDGALLPKDDNSISDVYMVDRGPGGPTLESVPEPDTFPSSGSFAPSISRDARFLAYVSSGSQGVAGDNELTFDVFLKDLDTGQVQRLTDPTGVSEDFFLAWAPRVNADGSAVVFVSKRPLTSDDANPGSDVYLWEAATGKLRLSSHGLGGVPAQGDAEAPSISADGRFVAFSSNATNLVAESTTGWNVFVVDTVSGEVAWVSHGAEPPNGHSRGARISGNGRFVAFQSDADNILPGDDNGATDVFVAHNPLAP from the coding sequence ATGTCGAGGGGCCTGCCTTTCTTGATCGCATCGTGTCTGCTCGTCGCCTGTGGCGGCTCCACCGCCGCGGACGGAGCGGGAGCAGGAGGCGGTTTTGGGACGGGTGGTGCCGCCGGAGCGGGCATGGGCGGGGCATCGGGTGCGGCCGGCGTCGGCGGCGCCGCGGGCAGCTGCAGCTGTCCCGCACCTCAGGTGTGCGACGACGGCGCCTGCGTCGCCCCTCTACGCTTGGTCAGCGTGGCCGAGGGCGGCGGTTTCGCGAATGGATCCAGCCGCGAGCCCGACATCTCCAGTGACGGCCACCTCGTCGCGTTCACTTCCGACGCCACGGACCTCGCGCCGGAGACCTCGACCGCCGAGAACGTCTTCACTCGTTGGCTGCCCGGGGAGACCACTCAGCTCGTCACCATCGGTTCCGCACCCGGCAGCAAGAACCGCCTCCCCGCCCTCTCGCCCAACGGCGAGTTTCTCACGCTCGCCTCCAGCGATTCGATCTTCAAGCTCGACGACAACGGCAACTTCGACGTCTTCGTGGTGGATCTGCACAGCTTGAGCCCAGAAATGCTGAGCCTCACGGAAGCCGGCAACGCCCAGCCCGGCGCTTCCACGGTCTCGTCCCTGAGCTGGGACAGCAGCCGCATGGTGTTCGCCTCCGATGGGGCCCTGTTGCCCAAGGACGACAACTCCATCTCGGATGTCTACATGGTGGATCGCGGCCCCGGCGGCCCCACCCTGGAGAGCGTGCCCGAGCCCGACACCTTCCCGAGCTCTGGGAGCTTTGCCCCGAGCATCTCGAGGGACGCCCGCTTCTTGGCCTACGTCTCGTCCGGCAGTCAGGGCGTGGCGGGCGACAACGAGCTCACCTTCGACGTGTTCTTGAAGGACCTGGACACGGGGCAAGTCCAGCGCCTGACGGATCCTACCGGTGTTTCGGAGGATTTCTTTCTTGCCTGGGCGCCGCGAGTCAACGCGGACGGCAGCGCGGTCGTGTTCGTCTCCAAGCGGCCCCTCACGTCGGATGACGCAAACCCGGGGAGCGACGTGTACCTCTGGGAAGCCGCGACCGGAAAGCTCCGGCTCTCGAGCCATGGGCTCGGCGGCGTCCCCGCTCAGGGCGACGCGGAGGCACCCAGTATCTCCGCGGACGGACGCTTCGTCGCGTTCTCGTCGAACGCGACGAACCTCGTCGCAGAGAGCACGACGGGCTGGAACGTCTTCGTCGTGGACACCGTGAGCGGCGAGGTCGCGTGGGTGAGCCACGGGGCGGAGCCTCCCAACGGCCACAGTCGCGGAGCGCGCATCTCCGGCAACGGACGCTTCGTCGCCTTCCAGTCCGACGCCGACAACATCCTACCCGGCGACGACAACGGCGCGACGGACGTGTTCGTCGCGCACAATCCGCTCGCTCCTTGA
- a CDS encoding peptidylprolyl isomerase, with translation MRTIALALFLTACGGAAPAAEAPAKKTADAPVSAADRCLADATAPRTPKSDAPEHITVAHILVRHAGVKHAEATRSRGEACLRAEQAREELLGGADWDAVVKKYSDAGSATGGALGSVSKSDLDPTFANAAFSLDVNELSHVVETDRGFHVIVRTE, from the coding sequence ATGCGTACCATCGCTCTGGCCCTTTTCCTCACCGCCTGCGGCGGGGCGGCGCCCGCCGCGGAAGCGCCCGCGAAAAAGACGGCGGACGCCCCCGTGTCCGCCGCCGATCGCTGCCTCGCGGACGCGACGGCGCCGCGCACACCAAAGAGCGACGCCCCAGAGCACATCACCGTGGCCCACATCCTGGTGCGCCACGCCGGCGTGAAGCACGCCGAAGCCACGCGTTCCCGCGGCGAGGCTTGTCTTCGGGCCGAGCAGGCTCGTGAGGAGCTCCTCGGCGGCGCGGATTGGGACGCCGTGGTCAAGAAGTACAGCGACGCCGGCTCCGCCACCGGCGGTGCGCTCGGCAGCGTTTCGAAGAGCGATCTCGATCCCACCTTCGCCAACGCCGCGTTTTCGCTCGACGTGAACGAGCTCAGCCACGTGGTCGAGACGGACCGCGGGTTCCACGTGATCGTGCGCACCGAGTAG
- a CDS encoding DUF3160 domain-containing protein, with the protein MTTLRSYTLLSSLLLALGTPACSSDDGTPGSADPKGDHPQHPGTPVQTSLTEQQKTELNDIDQALASVKDLDADGFKEKYAVPFTSNLGYDPLAASGLDLIQASSLELNADENAALGKNGFVISERHRFPSFVYGYKSIYLEDLPVYVSADSILYAVHESYDTILAQLELVSLSPTLQRMLATMQSALASGAAADLPKQARLDADLYLSVAKSLLAGSWSPPVAGGDADSAKALYEGAVAHSGWKNVVLFDVSRDVDFSQFEPRGHYKDSEELSRYFRAMMWLGRIDFRILETQQDHSQVFNRRQLEAAYVLRALMNDQSMKDWKNVDSAIGTFVGEHDNMVLPELDALLADLGVADAASLAAVDDATIAQAITAGGYGTQRISSHIMINGLGSGTMPLSSTFLLFGQRYVLDSHVFSNVVYDRVQGGSVKRMMPNPLDVSFAALGNDQAGLLLGPELEKYSYASDLASMRILADAHPASYWQENLYNLWLGALRTLSPGKAPAGLPSVAGTEAWGRRLLNTQHASWAELRHDTILYVKQSYTGGASCDYPDAFVDPYPELYGKIAEIASRGAALTASLDYGNNPGFQSWVSGYFDKTQATALTLKAMAEEQQSGAPHSAEHIAFINQAVVIQEGCGEPSGFDGWYASLFFNPAKAIELDPVVADVHTQPTDEGGAPVGRVLHVGTGMPRTMVVTTNGCSGPRAYVGLVSSYFEKITENFERLDDEQWSSDISAKTPDDVPWMQPIVVR; encoded by the coding sequence ATGACAACTCTCCGCAGCTACACGCTTTTGTCTTCCCTGCTGCTGGCGCTCGGGACTCCCGCCTGCAGCAGCGACGATGGCACACCCGGATCCGCGGATCCGAAGGGGGACCACCCTCAGCATCCGGGGACTCCCGTTCAGACCAGCCTCACGGAGCAGCAGAAGACGGAGCTGAATGACATCGATCAAGCGCTGGCGTCCGTGAAGGATCTGGACGCTGACGGCTTCAAAGAGAAGTACGCCGTCCCCTTCACCTCGAACCTCGGCTACGACCCCCTTGCGGCTTCCGGATTGGATCTCATCCAAGCGTCCAGCTTGGAGCTGAACGCCGACGAGAACGCCGCGCTGGGCAAGAACGGCTTCGTCATCAGCGAGCGGCACCGCTTCCCGAGCTTCGTGTACGGCTACAAGAGCATCTACCTGGAAGACCTTCCGGTATACGTGTCGGCGGACTCGATCTTGTACGCCGTGCACGAGTCCTACGACACCATCTTGGCCCAGCTGGAGCTGGTGTCCCTGAGCCCGACGTTGCAGCGGATGCTGGCGACCATGCAAAGCGCCCTCGCATCCGGCGCTGCCGCGGATCTTCCCAAGCAAGCGCGCTTGGACGCGGACCTGTACCTCAGCGTCGCCAAGAGTCTCTTGGCCGGCAGCTGGTCGCCGCCCGTGGCCGGCGGAGACGCGGACAGTGCCAAAGCCCTGTACGAAGGCGCCGTCGCCCACTCCGGGTGGAAGAACGTGGTGTTGTTCGACGTCTCGCGGGACGTCGACTTCTCCCAGTTCGAGCCGCGTGGTCACTACAAGGACAGCGAAGAGCTGAGCCGCTACTTCCGCGCCATGATGTGGCTCGGGCGCATCGACTTTCGCATTCTCGAGACACAGCAAGATCACTCTCAGGTCTTCAATCGCCGCCAGTTGGAAGCGGCCTACGTGCTGCGCGCGCTGATGAACGACCAGTCGATGAAAGACTGGAAGAACGTGGATTCGGCCATCGGCACCTTCGTAGGCGAGCACGACAACATGGTGCTGCCGGAGCTCGACGCATTGCTGGCCGACCTGGGCGTGGCGGACGCCGCGAGCCTCGCCGCCGTGGACGATGCCACCATCGCGCAGGCAATCACCGCCGGCGGCTACGGCACGCAGCGCATCTCCAGCCACATCATGATCAACGGCCTCGGCAGCGGGACCATGCCGCTCTCGAGCACCTTCCTGCTCTTCGGACAGCGCTACGTGCTCGACAGTCACGTGTTTTCGAACGTGGTGTACGACCGCGTTCAGGGCGGTTCGGTGAAGCGCATGATGCCGAATCCGTTGGACGTGAGCTTCGCCGCCCTCGGCAACGACCAGGCCGGCCTGCTGCTGGGGCCCGAGCTCGAGAAGTACTCGTACGCGTCGGATCTGGCGTCCATGCGCATCCTGGCCGACGCCCACCCCGCGAGTTACTGGCAGGAGAACCTGTACAACCTGTGGCTGGGCGCGCTCAGAACGCTCTCTCCAGGGAAGGCCCCGGCCGGCCTGCCCAGCGTCGCGGGCACCGAGGCCTGGGGTCGGCGGCTGTTGAACACCCAGCATGCGTCCTGGGCCGAGCTCCGCCACGACACCATTTTGTACGTGAAGCAGTCCTACACCGGTGGCGCGAGCTGCGACTATCCAGACGCCTTCGTGGATCCGTATCCCGAGCTCTACGGCAAGATCGCCGAGATCGCGTCGCGCGGCGCCGCGCTCACGGCCTCGCTGGACTACGGCAACAATCCTGGCTTCCAGAGCTGGGTCTCCGGCTATTTCGACAAGACGCAGGCGACGGCGCTCACCCTGAAAGCCATGGCCGAAGAGCAGCAGAGCGGCGCACCCCACAGCGCGGAGCACATCGCGTTCATCAATCAGGCCGTGGTCATCCAGGAGGGGTGTGGCGAGCCCTCCGGCTTCGACGGTTGGTACGCGAGCTTGTTCTTCAATCCCGCCAAGGCCATCGAGCTCGACCCCGTCGTGGCCGACGTCCACACCCAGCCCACGGACGAGGGCGGCGCTCCCGTCGGCCGCGTGCTGCACGTGGGCACTGGCATGCCGCGCACCATGGTGGTGACCACCAACGGCTGCAGCGGACCGCGCGCCTACGTGGGTCTGGTCTCCAGCTACTTCGAGAAGATCACCGAGAACTTCGAGCGCCTGGACGACGAGCAGTGGTCCAGTGATATCTCCGCAAAGACGCCGGACGACGTCCCTTGGATGCAGCCCATCGTCGTGCGCTGA